Below is a window of Zygosaccharomyces rouxii strain CBS732 chromosome C complete sequence DNA.
CATCAGATACTTTTGATAAGAAGGATTGAGAATTGGGTAAAAGGTGTAAGTTTGTGGGTCTGTAAGGATCCTTTTCCAAGGAATAGCCATCAATGGCGTCTTGAAAGTGACGTCCTTGCCCACTGTGTTTTCGTAACCACTCGGCACCTTGCTCTTCAAAggtttcattatcatcggcgccattttcttcttcctcctcctcttcttcttcaacatcgTCTTCTCCTTCAGCATCGTTTCTTGAACgtttccttttcttctttaaaacATCTGAATCGTCAATACCATGCGTTGATTTCAATGTATTCACTACCTGTTCCCTCTTTTGTGTAAATTGCTTCAAATAGAATAGAATTTCTCGAGATGATAACTCCTGTTCACCCAATACCTGGGTCAAGATTGGATTACGGTTGAGTGCCTCTTCACTAGTTTCATCCTTGTCCAAATTTTCCCGAAGTTTTCTTTCGTTAAGTCTATTTCTGGTAAATGAAGGTGGTTGTGCGCCAGGTTCGGGTGTATCGTCACTCCTGAATTCGTTAATCGACAATTTTCCCGTCTTTGTGTTCTTGAATTCGTTCAACCGCTGTTGAATAGTCTCCTCAGCAACATGAGACACTGCGACTATTTCAGAATGCGTTCTACGCAAGTTATTCATCCGGCACGCGAGTAGTACACATGCACCTGCGATACCAGCGGGACGACGTCCTTCGTACATCCAGTCCCTGGACATCCTCTGTGCCAGCTTAACAGCATCTTTGGCAACTTTAATCTTCTTATCGCCTAAATCCAGCTTTTCTGCAAAATGCTGAATGAATAATGATGGATCGGCTAGGGGCAATTTAGTAATATTTAGACGTTTGACCATTCTAAGGAAGGTAGCACCAATGGAATAGACACTTACCTGTAATCGAGAGGAGAAATCGATTAACATATGGTGCGTTCTTTCCTTACGACATGCAATGTAGAGGCAGGCTGCAATAACGTTCTGAGACCTCCTACCTTGAACAAAATTGTAGTGTAGAGCTAATTTGTACCACTGATGTGCGGCATCGGTAATATATTCTGGAATATTTAAAGCGAAGGAGACTGCACGCAGTTTCCTATAGGCATTGTTCAAAGTAACTTGTCGCGACTCTAGGGCACTTGAACCCCCATGGGCACTCATGGAGGCACCACTTTGGCCCTTACCAATGTACGAACCTTGAACGACAGCAGCACCGCTACtattttcaccaaatgtGACTTCGGAAACGATTGGATTATCTTCAGCGACAGTACCACAACTCTGACACACTAGATCGTTATTGGCATTAGTCACATCTTTGACGAAATCCGTACTCTTACAGTTCTTACAGGTAAGCATAGTGGATTAGTATTGTATTTGAGTATTTCCACTATCCTaagattaaaaatttgaacaCTTTCAAGCCCTTTGAATCACTCTTAGTGATCTGTAGCTCATCACTTGAAGATGCATCTACGTAGTCTACTGGATGGAAAACCCGACTAATaaaaaagttcaaaaaagtcgccaaaaaaaaaaaaaaaaaaaaaaaaaaataagataAATTATAGAAACTACGAGACTCGAATACCAATTATCGAAACGAATGATACTAGATTGGGACACTCAGAGTTTCTCTAACGTATCAACCTCGTATCAATGCCTATGGTATGGGGTAGTAGTCGTTCTGGGGGGGCTGTTGGCTTTGGACTGCTACCACTTGGATCAAAGTGATCTCGTGTTGGAAATGGGAAAGAAGGACTGTCTTCCTTTGGAAACAATCGACATACGCAAATCGTACAAGTTTGCTATTCAATGTAGAAGCGGCCTTGTACTCCTCCGCCAAGGTGCATTTCAAGCGTACGTCGCGGCATAGTCTCTGAAAGTCCACTCTCAATCAATGGAACGTGCCGTCGTTTCCCACCAGGAAGAGCTCCTTTGAATGGCATGCAGAGCCAAGGAGACCATATCTGATGTAGCTCTTGCTTTCAAAGCATACGTGTGGTCCGCTTTGATTCTTTTGCAACTATCCCAAGTAGTAAGCAGAGTTGCAAACGGATCCCGGCGGCTGCTGCTGGCAGCCGCCCTTTATATAGCCGTAGACTGTCTCCCCAAAATGGTTATCCTCTCAAATCACCACACCCCTAAATTTTTCTTCGGCGGCTAACCGACATCAATGATAAAAGTGTCACCGGCAACTACACGATAGTGGAACACAGATAACCAGCCTCCCTGAAAGCCAGTACGCGCAATATGGTGGTGATACAGGTCCCCTCTACTTGCTTAGAGCCGATAGGAGGCTTGGTATCACGTGACTCAAGAGTCACGTGataattctctttctctctctctctcttCTACACCAACCTTATGTTATCGTACTCCAATACGCTCCCAGAGCCGCCTAGGAAAAGTCCAGTACTGCCGCTTGCCTCACCTTCTCCGTTATCCTTGTTTCCCTTCGCAGTATCACGTGACTTTCCctaaatttcattcaacGTCAATCCTGATCAAAATTCTTACCTCATGGCCCTTCGCATGGCTCAACCGTAGCTGCATACAAGTGTAACTATCCCATACTAGGCTGCGTTTCACCATAGTTCATCTCTTATTATCACATCTTACTACGCCAAGCCACTTTTAGTCCATTTTATTTTACGCCAAGTCTAAGAAACAGTCCGGTACTCGCTGTTACACAACAATCGACACTAAGAAAATCCGCCATAAATCACAAACCATGGCAATTGCACTCTGGTATTGTCCCCCTCAGGGCTCAGAGGTCTATGAAAATTTGCAGCTGTTAATCACTTCATTGCAATCGCTCTTCCCCAATAGCCCAGTTTTTGAACCTCATATTACAATAACCTCTGATTTGAACTGTAACAGTGCAGATGACGTTAACAAAATTTTGACCTCATGTGTAGCTGCCATTAAATCAATTCCACCATCACAACCACTAGTCAAATTTCAACACTGTACAATCGGTAAATCCTACTTCCGCAAAGTTGTACTAGAGTGTGAACCAAACAGATATTTGTATAGTATTGCTCAGATTATGAGAGAACTCTACGTGGAAATCGATGAGGCAAGCAGAACTCAAAGAGCCGCCACCTGGGCAAGAGATGAGTTTAAACCTCATCTCTCTCTGTTGTATTCTGATGTTTATCCTATTTCACAAGCATTTGCAAGGATCATTCAACagagaattgaagatgCCTTAAACGTccaattggttaaagaCTTGCAAGAAAAGACTACGACCCATCAGTTACAATGGAATTTTAGCAATGAAGCTGAAACCACTCAATGGAATCGCCCTTGTACCTTTAAAGTGGTTCGTTGCGAAGGCCCGGTCTCCCACTGGAGGGTGCTGGGGGGCACAAGTATATAAGTGGCAATACCTCGCATCGCAATACAAACACAACTACGAATCAcaagaaagagaataaCAGTTGTTTGTAAGCGAAATGGTTCACGTATATTCTAGTCAGAGACCCGAATTCGTTCGTCGTGTTGGTAAGTATATCCTGGAAGCTCAAGAAGAGGCCCTTAAGGACGATCCAAAGGCTCATTTCATTGTTGGTATTTCAGGTGGATCCCTCGTCAAGACTCTTTATGAGGCACTTATTCAAGATCAAGAGTTTGCACCAAAGGTTAGATGGTCCCAGTGGCAATTGTACTTCGttgatgaaagaattgttcCACTAGATGATCCAGACAGTAACTATGGTGCTTTTAAGAATGGTGTTCTTAACCCTCTAGCTCACAGCGGTGGccatttgaatttgggTCCTACCGTTTTTGCCATTAACGAATCTCTAGTTAATGGAGGTCCAGCTGAAAAGGACCAATTAGCCAAGGAATACGCTGACGAATTGCCATCTTCACCCTTTGACCTACTGCTACTGGGTTGCGGTCCTGATGGCCATACTTGTTCACTGTTCCCAGGTGAAAAGCACCGTTACTTGCTTGACTTGAAAGAACCAGTGGCCCACGTTTCCGAGTCTCCTAAACCACCAAGTGACCGTATTACTTTCACTCTGCCAATTATCGAGCAATCTAATCGTGTGGCATTCGTGGCTGAGGGAGAGAGCAAGAAGCAAATTATgcatgaaatttttgacaaGCACGATACAAGCTTGCCAACTGCCAAGATTAACTCATTGATCCCAACAAAGGTCTCGTGGTTTGTGGATCCGGGTGCATGGCAATTAGTACAAACCGTTAAACCAGAATAAGTATAAGCGCATGTTCGATTGATGGTCCTATATACTACATAGTATAGCATACGGTGAAATGTTGATTACTGTtgaagctcatcgcattgTGTCACAAACAACGGTAAGTCCTCATAGAGAGGTTGAAATTCTGGTCGCCATGCCAATACATCACTCTACCTCATAGAAAGAAGACTGATTATAACGGCTTGGAACAGCTCGATGGAGGTTTAAATATGCATACCAAGACGTTCATCCACCAGCTTCATGCAATATTGAATGATGCTACCCTTGCCGAGTGGATTCGTTGGTCCGATGATCAAGATGGTGTGTTTGTACTGAGGCCGTACGACAAGTGGTTCAGTACTttagttttgaaaagatatTTTAAACATGGTAATGTGAGTAGTTTTGTTCGTCAGTTGCACATGTATGGTTTCCATAAGCTATCCAACTTCGGTTCTGAAAGTTCTGCTTCTGGTGGGTCTTCCATCTCGCAATTGCATGGACCACCGCCACCAGCAAAAGATAAGTCAGCAACCGTTTGGTTCTTTACACATCCACTGGGGATATTTACTAGAAATGCAAGTGCGGCTACTTTGAACAGGATTCCAAGGAAAAGTACGGGTGTTGGCAGAGATGGTAAAAGGAAGAACGTTTTATCGACAGTTTGTGTCAATTACATTTCACAAAATGATCCTGGTAGGGCTACTTCACCACTTAGTAAAGCTCCTGAGGATCTACCGTCAGCTGAAATCAATACTGGAGCTACTAGTGATCGTCGACACTATAATTCGTTACCGGTGTTACCGCACTTATACATTAGAGACCAAATTTGGAATAAATCGAGAGCGATCTCATTACCAGACATTACCCAACGACATGTACCGACTGCGGCGACACCCGGTTCTGCTGCTCCCACAACACAGTCGCATGCACATGCACAAATGGGGGCACAACCATGGTATTATacatcatcttcaccagcTTTTACACAATTACCGACAGACGTACAATCAAATGTACATTACTTAGAACACACGATGgttaaaattgttgaattaTTACCACTGCTCTGCAAGGGCTCCATACCACATCAAGACtctcaagaaattttgaatacGTTACGGTCATTGAGACGAGAATTACTTTCGAGGGATGCGAGGTTTAATGattcttcaccttcttttAGTTCGGTGCCGTCAAATTTCGATGAtacaaaaaattggtataatgagtaaaaagaagatgatgattatgattatgataataataacgtCTAAGTCAACGTCAACGTCAACGTCAACGATCAAGAACCAATTTTGCTATTTAATAAcacaaaatccaaaaaaaATGATGTTTTTATGACTTCGGTATACGACACAGGGAAATTTATTCAGGTTGGTTTATctctttcaattggaaattaaagaaggaaaaaaaaaacaagaaaCTGTATATAGATACATACATATCTTGCTTGCTATATTACTAATATTCATACTATTATTATACTGTTATTTTAAGAATAATGTTGCCATTGGGTTTGTTTTCCACCAGCAATATGTGAAGTATCGTATGTATATTCCATTATGCTATAGTTGTTTATCGGGTGGTATCACCGATAATGCCATCGgcaaaaatggtaaataCAGTGATGGTTGTCAACCGTTAAGATGTTGATCCCTTACAGCTTTAAAACTTTGAGTATGGACGgttttatttgttttttaGAACTAAACTgatttggtggtatttgtaaagaaattggcGTCTGATAATTAGAATCCATCTGTTGATAAGATTGCGCTTGGCACATCCAATGGATTTTTAAAGCAAACAAATCCGTAACCACTTGATACTCCCAGAGAACTGAGTTGTGCAGcgcattttttttttttttttttgcgTTCTCGTAATCATTGTTTCTATTTGTATTACCACTATCAACGATAGCTATCTTGGCGGTAATAATTTCTCGGAATTCCCGGTAAAAAGCATAAAGATTAGAATCTTGTTGCTCTCGTGTCGGTAACGGAAACCCTATAGGTCTGATATTATGCAAAAAAAATGTATGTATTTATGTAATCAAACATTGGTGGACCAGTTTCTGGAGGTGCTGCTGTTGTCGAGGTTGCCGATGGTGACGATTCTCTGCCTGCGGTGGCAGTGATAACCGCTGCTGGTGGAGCAAGATATGAACCATAGTATCCAATGGGATGTGGACCCATTGTAGGAAAAGTTGCATTAATTTTGACCGGttgatattttccaaattttccataATATTTCTGGGACCATTCTAAGTAGTTATACCTGTTAACATTCcaattgtattttttaATTATTGCTACTCTGTATTGAAGACAGCAAGCAAAAACAGTTCAGCATTATGAAGGACAGATATAACCATTGTGGCATCCTCAGAGGACCACCTACATCAAAACTCTAGCAAACTTTGCTTGATTATTGGGTGGTCTTTGACGAGTTGAGACGAGGCAGTGATGTTTTTAGCACCTTTTCTTTCAGTGCCATTTGTAGACTTATGGTCAACAGTGGATCCTTGATaagatttattttttccttGTGAGCTATGGAGAAATGAcgatgatggtgatgaaataGGGAACTTATGAAAATCTCTGAAGTGATGTGGTAGATCGTAGATCCAACCTTTCGAATGCAGGAAGTTGACCAGTCGAGCCATCTGAGGTACAGATGAAATGGTTGCTCGAGATCCTATTATGATCAGTTTGGATTTGGCTCTTGTCATGGCGACATTCACACGTCTAAGTTCCCTTAAGAGGGAACCTGCATTATGTTCCACATTACTTCTTACAAGAGAGATGATGATGGACTCTTTGTCACGTCCTTGGAATTGATCTGCGGTCAGTATTTCTAGGTTGCTGTAATGATCAGAAGCAAATCTTTTATTGAGGAGTTGTAACTGTGCCCTGTATAATGTCATTACCCCGATATCCCGACAATCCATACCAGCGTGTATTAAACCGTTCACGCATTGTTCTGCTATATCGACTTCACCTGGGTTGGTAATGGTTTTCTGTTCATTTATTTCAATCAGTTGTTCTTCCTCACATAAATCATAATTGAGAAATATTACTTTTTTGTGGGGTTCCAAGATTTCGCATAACCAGTCCTTTTCATGCAATTCCTGTGGACAATGGAAATTCTCCAGCTCTTTGAGTCGCGGtaaattaatttttttcttggccACCTGCTCGTTGCCGCACTTTAATTTGTTGCTGtagatcaagaaattcgaTAGCGCCGCAACGTCATCACACATACGATACTGGTAAGTTAGTTCGATTACAGCTTTAGGTTGTGCCTCACataatattttgaaaagggaTTCCTGTAATCCTCCAAGCCGTGCCTCCTCGTTTCTCACTAATGGTGGTAGTTGGTAATGATCACCCACCATAATAAATTTCGAGGCGTATCTCAGTGGTCCTAGTGCTACGGGCATTGATATTTGACTGGCTTCATCGAGGATCGCATAATCAAAATCCTTCTGCTGTAGtgtgaaaaaaatatcatttaACCCGAGACATGTCGTTGCTACGACTTGAGTGTCACTGATTTGTTTCATGATATCTTCGTATGATTCTGCATCTTGATAAGACGGTTGATACTCATGAATTTCTGGATGAATTTTGCGTGCTGATCCCAATCGGATAATATTAATCGGTGAACCTTTTAATTTGAGTAGAATGTTATCCACTGCCGAATGTGTGTAGGAAGTTAGCAGTACTTTTTGACCCCTGCTGGCgagaattttgatgatttgTGCGATAACCGTTGTTTTACCAGAACCTGGCATTCCTAAAATCAATGCATAGTCCTTGGCCCTCATCACTTTTCCCACAGCCTTACGCTGATCATAGTTAAAAGATTCTAGTTCATTTGGGTCATAAGGAATCAACGGAGGTAATTCGTCGGGTATAAATTCTGGTGGTGCTTTGTCCACCAGGAATGTTCTCATTCTTTGGTCACCTCCCTCGGATTTTTTAATCGATCGTTCTTGACCTGTTTGTTGGTCAACGACGAAGTGATCCTCTGTGACGGGGGGGAGGAAAAGGTTCAATAGGTTAAATCTTGTAAGGGACAATCCTTGTTCAATAACATTCTTATCCAATCTATAAGTAATGAGCGGTTGTGATCCTTCAATAGGCTGTTTCTTAGCGGCAGACAGAATCTCTTTGGCGACAACTTCAGGGTTTCGTAGCCGTTTTTTTGAGCAGATCGTGATTGACCCTCTCGTTATACTTGTTACGCGACCTTGACATAAACCGAAATGACCACGTTCATCACTGATGAATACATAGTCGTTCACATTCAACTGTGAAAGGAGCATTGACTGGGGTTTTTGTCCCTCCTGgaaatttcttttaaaCACATGTAAAAATTCTTCGGAAGTAGAATTCTCTTCTGAGATATCAACCAAACAGAGATTTGATAGGCATAGTCCACTAGTAGATTCCTTCGTATTACTATCTAAAAGGAAAAGTTGCTTTTTGATGTGCATTATGCTAGATTCTTCCTGTGTAATCAAATCATTgtattttttgaaaaaagctCCATATTTATCATGATTTGTCGATAAATGACTTGTAATAGTTTCATATTCACCAGGCCGTAGACCACTTTCTTCGGCTGTTCCATCTTCCAGTAAATTATTTAACACCATACAGGATTCTTTTGTGAAGCAGTTGTCACAAACAGAACTCTGAAGTATTGGCGGTAAAATTACGTCGTGCGATTTATCCCATGTGATCTCTTTTAAACGGTATTTTAGTTTGGTAGCCAGCTGATTTCTGGCCATAATAACATGCTTAATAGagtgaagaatttttggatgtttgataaaattgttggTTCTAGTCTGCAGTAGCAGGAAAAAATCCACAGGAACTTCGTATTTGTCTTTCAAGAGAAGCGTGTATATGAGACCTTGTGCCTCGTGAGAGACACTTCCCAACTTACCGGTTTTCACTTCTAATGGTACGATTTCATGCTTCTTCTCTTCATGTGCCAATACTGTAGCATCTAAGAAACCTTTCAAACCATAAATGTGAGACAATATGTTCTCCTCGATATCAAGAATAACGGGTATTGAAATTGGTCTAGTGGTTCTTCGTCCTGATATGGATACGTAACTACCTAGATTACTCTTCTGTACAAATTGATTGACAAATTGTAGAATGTTTGTTGCATGACTATTcataatttcatcttttacTTGTTCAATTGTGTAATTGCAAACAAATATAGCAAAAGAATATGTCTTCAAAAGTGAATCAAGcacttcttccaaataatcCACGGTAAGTTTTtgattttccaatttacaaCGTAATgcatcttgtaaaagttcGTGCACAATATTACCGATGGtcattgaaatctttggtTCGCCCCTGGGGTCGTCAAAGATCGTTTCAATTGTAGATCGTCTGAGGCATCCGATAGAATTCCCTACAGTAGTTGCAGATAGTAGAATATCAGGATTCAGGACTAAGAGATTGTCATTTCTAACATTAGTCTTGGGATTTATATCGTCGGAAAGTAATCTCTTGTTATCCACATTTTGTCCTTGAATTATATGAATAGCATCACCCCTGGAAAACTCTAGATAGACCCATGGATGTCGGACCATTACTGAGCTAGTCTCACCTTTGTGGTCAATACaatgcaaaattttctGGCGTCCCACTTTGGGCAGTTGTAACTCTGATACATTAAGGATAACAAGTCTTTCAACCCCTTCTCTGATAACCGCGGATTTAGCCAATTCAATGAATTCCTGATTTTCTGAGATAATCTCTGAATCTGATGATTCAGGATCCTCATTAccatcatttttttcaatgtttAAGTTCTGAGAAAACTGTTTCCCCACTTGGTTAAGATCTTCTAGATCCTTGTTTGCAAGGTTATCagtaatttcatcattatttttttcatcttcctcgAAGTAATCCAGCAACGAATCATCTAAAAGTTCATTATCTGAACTTGATTTATGCTCTGGTAGAACAGGTGCAGGTGCTGGTGCCGTTGGCCCTGGCGCAGGTGCAGGTGCCGTTGTCCCTGGCGTCGGCAATTCCGGAGTAGGATCGTCCAAAGTGGGCTTCTGGGTAAGAATATTGATCAGAGATTCGTCTCCATTATTGGAATCGCTGTCTTCGTAATCCTCTTCTACGTTTTCTTGTCGTTGTTGTATCCCTGAAGGTGACGAGGGTAAATCGTTCACTCTATTGAGTTTGGGTTTCATGCTAAGATCACCCTCAATGTCCCCTAATATATCATCTATATCTCGTAACGATTCTTTCATTGAATCAGTGGTACCCCTAGATCGCAGTGAATCCCTCTGTTGCATGGAAAGTGTAGTCAGTGGAGGTTCTGATTGTTCCCTATCATTTATATTAGTAAAGCTAAGCACACTTTTCAACCTTTTCGGTACCAAAGGTGTGGAAGAAggttcttgatctttttcaGCCTGTACGTTGTCCTCGGAATTGTCATTTGAACTATTCACCTTATCCGACAAATCTCTTGCAGTGGGGGAATATTTCCAAATCACTTCCTCTGTTGGCCCTTCTTCTAGTGATTCCTGTCTCCTAACAGGCTTTAGAATGGGGTCATTTTTAAAACTAGGTTGCAGTGTTGCCTTTTGCTGTTGTTTAGATCTCTGTACCTTCTTGGAATTGCTATAAGAAGTATTCCTTACTTGTGAGACTGAAATCGATTTCAAAACAGAATTTTCTggtttattattattgtctAGATTGTTTATAGGTGCAAATTGATAGTTTTTCCTCCTTCTTCTCTCGTCCAAGTTATCCCTTTCGGTTGCCGCCGAAGTGATGGGAGGTCGATTTTTCGAAGTAGTTGCCTCTGGAGAGACCACCAGGCTCCCAGATCTTTTCTTCTGAGGCGTCCTTGGCATTAAAAATCCTAGATTACGTCAAAATACTGGGCTCCCGATCGACTCAGAGGTATTCTTTCCAACCAGTGGCAAAGTTTTTTAGTTGTCGTTGTAGAGTTAAAAAAGGATATATCAAGTTTCgatttaattttaaacGCGTATCGGTATAGAGTTATGGTCACGTGACATATTAAATAGGAATAAGTGATgaaaatatatatatattgGTATTAGTCAATCTCTTTTGCTTtgatatttgaattttctcTTCCACAAGTTGAACTGGATTTATCAGCTGGTACTATGGCATCTATGAGTCTCAGCAGGTTCAGAAATACTGGAATAATGTTGGAATCACAACAGGATCTACATGAAGCAAATAAGAGATTATTATGCCGTTATCCAGTTATTCCCGCTACTTATCTTGAAGGAACCACATTGAAGTACCTCTAATTTCTCTCATACGTTCTGGATGCATCTATGTGCATGGATTTATAACATATGTCTATCATCCTGATATTAATAAAAAAGTAtgccaaaaaattgtatttAACCTTGGTTATGGGATACAACTGAATGATAAGGTTGAAAATCTTGAGCTGTTGACtttaaaatattgaaaGTATAAGTGTGTTAGTAATagtaaagaaaaaaatgtgAAGATTATAGGTTTtcctttcaaattcaacatACACTTGCGATTTTAACAAAGCCGCTATCGACTAAAATTCCTGGGACTTGTTCGTCCGTATTCGAATCAGACCGGTCCCTTGATCGTCCCAATCCGTCTTGAAGgctcaattcattttttctcctttGTCTGATATCcattt
It encodes the following:
- the BRF1 gene encoding transcription factor TFIIIB subunit BRF1 (similar to uniprot|P29056 Saccharomyces cerevisiae YGR246C BRF1 TFIIIB B-related factor one of three subunits of RNA polymerase III transcription initiation factor TFIIIB binds TFIIIC and TBP and recruits RNA pol III to promoters amino-terminal half is homologous to TFIIB) — encoded protein: MLTCKNCKSTDFVKDVTNANNDLVCQSCGTVAEDNPIVSEVTFGENSSGAAVVQGSYIGKGQSGASMSAHGGSSALESRQVTLNNAYRKLRAVSFALNIPEYITDAAHQWYKLALHYNFVQGRRSQNVIAACLYIACRKERTHHMLIDFSSRLQVSVYSIGATFLRMVKRLNITKLPLADPSLFIQHFAEKLDLGDKKIKVAKDAVKLAQRMSRDWMYEGRRPAGIAGACVLLACRMNNLRRTHSEIVAVSHVAEETIQQRLNEFKNTKTGKLSINEFRSDDTPEPGAQPPSFTRNRLNERKLRENLDKDETSEEALNRNPILTQVLGEQELSSREILFYLKQFTQKREQVVNTLKSTHGIDDSDVLKKKRKRSRNDAEGEDDVEEEEEEEEENGADDNETFEEQGAEWLRKHSGQGRHFQDAIDGYSLEKDPYRPTNLHLLPNSQSFLSKVSDDAENLDDVDDDELESQLLDEEASKLKERIWIGINGEYLLEQESKRLKLEADIAAGNTSSKRKRGNRRRKRKTEMDVDQAISTMSSIDDPTSLHSALQAAEQKGDFSTADSVKNMLQKASFSKKINYDAIDGLFG
- the CPD1 gene encoding 2',3'-cyclic-nucleotide 3'-phosphodiesterase (similar to uniprot|P53314 Saccharomyces cerevisiae YGR247W CPD1 Cyclic nucleotide phosphodiesterase hydrolyzes ADP-ribose 1'' 2''-cyclic phosphate to ADP- ribose 1''-phosphate no detectable phenotype is conferred by null mutation or by overexpression), coding for MAIALWYCPPQGSEVYENLQLLITSLQSLFPNSPVFEPHITITSDLNCNSADDVNKILTSCVAAIKSIPPSQPLVKFQHCTIGKSYFRKVVLECEPNRYLYSIAQIMRELYVEIDEASRTQRAATWARDEFKPHLSLLYSDVYPISQAFARIIQQRIEDALNVQLVKDLQEKTTTHQLQWNFSNEAETTQWNRPCTFKVVRCEGPVSHWRVLGGTSI
- a CDS encoding 6-phosphogluconolactonase (similar to uniprot|P53315 Saccharomyces cerevisiae YGR248W), which encodes MVHVYSSQRPEFVRRVGKYILEAQEEALKDDPKAHFIVGISGGSLVKTLYEALIQDQEFAPKVRWSQWQLYFVDERIVPLDDPDSNYGAFKNGVLNPLAHSGGHLNLGPTVFAINESLVNGGPAEKDQLAKEYADELPSSPFDLLLLGCGPDGHTCSLFPGEKHRYLLDLKEPVAHVSESPKPPSDRITFTLPIIEQSNRVAFVAEGESKKQIMHEIFDKHDTSLPTAKINSLIPTKVSWFVDPGAWQLVQTVKPE
- the MGA1 gene encoding Mga1p (some similarities with uniprot|P53050 Saccharomyces cerevisiae YGR249W); this encodes MHTKTFIHQLHAILNDATLAEWIRWSDDQDGVFVLRPYDKWFSTLVLKRYFKHGNVSSFVRQLHMYGFHKLSNFGSESSASGGSSISQLHGPPPPAKDKSATVWFFTHPLGIFTRNASAATLNRIPRKSTGVGRDGKRKNVLSTVCVNYISQNDPGRATSPLSKAPEDLPSAEINTGATSDRRHYNSLPVLPHLYIRDQIWNKSRAISLPDITQRHVPTAATPGSAAPTTQSHAHAQMGAQPWYYTSSSPAFTQLPTDVQSNVHYLEHTMVKIVELLPLLCKGSIPHQDSQEILNTLRSLRRELLSRDARFNDSSPSFSSVPSNFDDTKNWYNE